One Candidatus Aminicenantes bacterium genomic window, TGTTGACGGTCAGAAAGGCGGCCGGCAGAACGGCCCAGGCGAACGTCTTCCGCAGCCGGATGGATTCCGGCTCGAGGAAGCCGAGCCCTTTGGCTTCGGCCTTGATGGACGCGGCCCAGTCGCGAAACCACTTCTGGAACTCCGTCGGATTCTTCTTCAGCCAGGCTTTGAGATCATCAAGAGCGACGGCTTGGCCCGGTTGGACATAGCCTCCCCCGGCCAGGCCGAACACCAGATCGAGCACGTCCCGCTCGAATGGCCGGAGGCCCGGCCCGGGCCGACCGCCCTTCGCCCGCCCCGTCAGGCTTTCCAAGGTCAGGGTTGTTTCGGTCTTCTCCTTCGACCCGAACAGCCCGGCCTTCACTTCCATCCGATCCTCGATCTTGAAATAGCCGCGCCGGGCCAAATCAAAGAGGGTGGCCGTGAAAGCCCGAGGCGAAGCGGTCCCTCCCTGTTTGAGCAAGTGCTCGACCAAGGGAGGTGGCAGGTCGGAGGGCGGCTCGTGGGCGTACGCGGGGGGATTGGGCACGACATATTCGCGGCCGCTCCGCCGCCAGGCGGGAATATAGAAGGCCAGGAAGATCAGCGGACCAAGGAGCTGCCAAACGGCCCAGATCGCGGCCCAACGATTGGCGGCCCGGTTTTTCCTGATCGCAGCGTCCCGGATTTCGATGGCCCGGCCGATGGTATCCTCGACGAAGTGCGACTCCTCGGCCATGATGGCCGCTTTATCCATCCCTCCGGCCGGGACTCCGGCGACGATGCCGGTCGGCCAGACGACCCGGATCTCCAGAAACTGCCCGGCCGCTATATCCGTGGCCGCAAATCGGGCAGTCCGGCTATCGATGATCTCCGACGTCCCCGAGAGCGGGCCGTGGCCGTAGACGAGCATGTCCGACGGCGCGGCCAAAGGCTCGGGCAGCGTCACCACGACCTCCGCCCGGGCCGTCGGCTTGCTCCAACCATCCCCTATGGCCTGCCAGTAGAGCTCGCTGACGTCGGGATAGCTCATGATGCCGGCCCGAACCCGGTAGCGGATGACGAAGGTCCGCCGTTCGTCCTTGGCGGAGTAGAACCACTTGGCGGCGAACCGGCCGCCGCTACGGCCGGCCTCGATCCGGAGGGGCCGCTCGTTTTCGTCCTCAACCGTAAAATCCTCCACCCGGACGTCGAAGGACCGGCCGGACCGATCGACCTGGAGCGGGATGGTCAAGTCGGCCCAGCTGAAGGCGCCGCTGAATTCATAGGTCCGGCGCTCTTCGACCGTGAAGGAGCCGTCGCGGTCGATATGGATGGCGATCCGGACGTCGGGGAAAGAGTAGCTCTTGGACGCCGCGGCCGCGCCGTGAACAGCCAAAACCAGAAGCAGGAGACCGACCATCGCCGGCCGAAAGACCTTTGCGGAACGCGTTTGGAACGGCGCCATGAGCAACCTCTCCCGAGCTATCTCCGTCAGCCCAATTCTATCAGAATCCGGGCCCGTCCGTCTTCCGCTCCGCCCCCGTTTCACCAGGCAAGGGGGAACGCCGGCTTCGCCCGTCCCGGCGGTAGAGATTGAAGCTCTCGTCGGCGCGGACGGCGCCGGCGAACCTCGCCGCCGGACGGAGCCCGCGGCTCCAAAGCATCTCCTGGACGGGGGCAACGATCCCGCCCGCCGCCCCGGCCAGAAAGGCGAGGGTCAGGATCCAGGCGAACGCCCGTTCTCTCCGGCCGGCCCGCGCCGCAAAGCTCATTTCTCGATAGCCGCCCGGCGTTGGTTGATCTGGAAGAAGAAGGCCGGATCATGCTTGGGCCGGCGATCGAAACTCAAAAGCCCGTTGACCTCCTGCTCCACGTCGGTCAGCTGGGTGTAGCAGAACCCGGCCACGGCCGGATTATCGAGCAGGATGTCGGTCAGGCGCTTAAAGCGATCCAGGTACTCCGCCAGCGTCTTGGGCCGGTCGCCGTAGCCCCAGGCCTTAGCGTCGGCCTGGCCCGGGTTCCACCAGATGCCTCCGTACTCGCTCAGGAAATAGGGTTGGCCGGCGTAAGGGACGTTCCGCTCCGGACCGCCGTTCATGTGCGGCTTCGGCGGCGAAGCCAGGAGGCCGTCGTGGCGAACCTTGAAGGCGGCCGGGTCCTGGTCGTAATCGTGGGCGTCAAAGAGGTCCGGTACGACCTGGTGCGAGCCGCCCGAGGCGTCGATGACCGGCCGCGAAGGGTCGAGAAGCTTGGTCAATTTGAAGACCGCGGGGATCAGGCCCGGGAAAGGGCTCCCCCACTGCTCGTTCAACGGGCACCAGCCGACGAGCGCGGGGTGGTTCTGATCCCGCTCCACGGCTTCGGTCCATTCCCGGGAAAAAGTCAGGTAGGCTTCGGGCCGGCCCAGGTCCAAGCCCCAATCGGGGAACTCCCCCCAGACGAGATAGCCCAGCCGGTCGGCCCAATAGAGAAACCGGCGCTCGAAGACCTTCTGGTGGAGGCGGGCACCGTCGAACCCGAGACTCAAGGCCAGCTCGATGTCTTTCTTCAAGGCGGCGTCGTCCGGAGCGGTGTAGATCCCGTCGGAGTAGAAACCCTGATCCAGGACGGTCCGCAGAAAAAGGGGACGATTATTGAGAACGAATTTGTTGCCCCGGACCTCGATCTTGCGCAGGCCGAAGTAACCGGTCACCCGATCGGCCGCGGCCTTGTCCTTTTCATAAACGATCTCGACGTCGTAGAGATTGGGCTTGCGCACATCCCAGAGCTTGGCATCCTTGATCGGAACGGCGAAGCGAACGATCCGCTCGGCTTTTTTCGTCAGCGAAGCGATCGGCCGCCCTTCAAACGAAACCCTGGCCGTGACCGTTCCGCCCTCGGGAGCCGCGTTGAAGTAGACATGAAGGTTGGCCTCGCCGTTGTCTATGTCGGCCGAAGCCTTGAAGCGCTCGATCCGGACCGCCGGGGCCGGCTCGAGCCAGACCGTCTGCCAGATGCCCGTGGTGCGGCGATAGACGCAGCCGTAGGAGGCGAATTGGTGGCTCTGCTTGCCGGTCGGCTGGCGGCCCGAACGAACGTCATCCCGGGCCCGGACAATGAGCACGTTATCCTTCGGCGTTAGAAAGTCGGTGATGTCCAGGGAGAAGGGCGTGTAGCCGCCCGCGTGCCCGCCCGCTTTCCGGCCGTTGATCCAGACGGTGGTCTCGTAGTCGACCGCCTCGAAATGGAGCAGGAGGCGGCGGCCGCGCCAGGCCTCCGGGAGAGGAAGGCCGCGTTTATACCAGACGGCGGCCATGAAATCGGTCTGACCGATTCCGGACAGCGGGCTTTCCGGGGCGAAAGGGACGCGGATCGTCCGATCAAAGCCCGCACCGCCCGGCAGCCCGCGCTCCTCGCCCGAGTCGGATTGATCGACGGCGAAGGCCCAATCGCCGTTGAGGTTCAGCCAGTCGGCTCGAACGAGCTCGGGCCGCGGGTACTCGGGCCGCGGGACGCCGGCCGGGCCGGCGATCGCTCCGCCGGCGGCCAGAAGGGCCATCAGAATGGTGGGAACGAGACGTTTCATGCGTGCCTCCGCGGTCGACGATTCGCGCTTATTATGTCCGGGCCCGAAGCGGCGTCAAGCCCGGCTGTCACCATTTCTTGAAAATGAAGAAGGCGCCGATGACCAGAAAGGCGAAGCCCACCAGGTAGTTCCAACGGAACTCCTCTTTCAAGTAGAGGACGGAGAACACGGCAAAGACGACCAGGGTGATCACCTCCTGGATGGTTTTGAGCTGGGCCGCGCTCATGGTGCCGTGGCCGATCCGGTTGGCGGGCACCTGGAAGCAGTATTCGATGAAGGCGATGGACCAGGAGGCCAGGATCGCCTTCCACAGCGGCGAGTTCTTGTACTTGAGGTGGCCGTACCAGGCGAAGGTCATGAAAACATTTGAGACGAGGAGGAGGGCCACGGTTCTCATCGCTCGCCCTCATTTCCATTTGGCCAGGGCGTCGCGGGCCGCCTCGCGGAAGCCTTCGGACAGGCTGGGGTGGTGGTAAATCGAGTAGGCGAAGTCTTCGGCGGTCGCCCCCAAGCGCAGGGCCAGCGAGTGCAGATGGATAAGCTCGGCGGCCTCCGATCCCACGACATGGGCGCCCAGCAGCCGGTGCGAGGGCTTGTCGAAGACGAGCTTGATCAAGCCGGGCATATAAGAATAGGTGGCGCAAGCCTTGACCAGGCCCGAATAGGTGCAGGTCCCGACGACGGTTTCGAACCCCGCCGCCGCGGCCCCCGCCTCGGTCAGGCCGGCCGCGCCGATCTCGGGCTGGGTGTAGATGCCGCTGGGCACGAACCGCTCGTCGACGGCCCGGTCCCCGCCCAGCGCGTTCTCGGCGGCGACCGCCCCTTCCAGAATGCCCGTGGCGGAAAGCATCCAGCGGCCCAGGACGTCGCCGGCGGCGTAGACACCCGGGACGGAAGTCCGCAGCCGATCGTCGACGAGAATTTCCCCTTTGGCCCCCAGCTTGACGCCGGCCTCTTCCAGGCCCAGGTTGGCCGTAGCCGGGGTCCGCCCGACACAGACTAAAACTTTATCCGCCTCGATGCGCTCGCCCTTGTCCGTCGTGACCACGGGCCGGCCGTCGGCGCCGGCTTCGTAGTCCCGCAGAACGGTTCCGGGAAGGAACCGGATGCCCCGCCGCTTCATCTCCTTCTCGATAACCGCGACGATGTCCTTGTCTTGGCCGGGGAGGGCGTGTTCGGCTTTCTCGATCAGGACGATCTCGACACCGAAGGTCCGGAAGATAAAGGCGTATTCGGAGCCGATGACCCCGGCTCCGACGACGATCATCCGGGCCGGAAGCTCCGGCATATCCACCAGGTCGTCGGTCGAGAGCAGGGCCCGGCCGTCGGTCGGCAGGCCGGGGACCTGGAACGGACGCGAGCCGGTCGCCAGGACGAGGCGCGGCGCCTCGATCTCGATTTCGATCCCGTCCGGCCCCCGGACGGCGAGGCACCGGGCATCCCGCAGGACGGCTTCGCCGCGAACGACCCGAATATGCGGTCCGCGCAGGTGCGCTCCGATAACCCCCTGATCGCAGCGGGTGATCCGGGCCCGGCTGGCCAGGACTTCGTGATAGTCCAACCGGAAGGCACCGTCGCTCTTGATCCCGAAATTCTTGGCCTTCTGCATCAGCTCGAAAACGCCGGCCGAGATTGAAAAGACCTTGCTCGGCAGGGTCCCAGTGAAGACGCAGGCGCCGCCGAGCTGGGCCGCCCGCTCGATCACGGCCGCCGTGGCGCCCATCTCGGAGGCCTGGACGGCGGCGGCGATCCCGGCTTCCCCGCCGCCCAGCACGGCGATGTCGGCCGTGATCCGTTCCATCATCCCTCCCGGCCGTAGAGCGCCTTCAGCCGGGCCTGCAGGGCGGCCAGCCGGCGCAGGAATTTGACGGCCTCGTCAGACCGCCGGAAAACCGGCACGCCGGCCGCCTCGAGCATGCGGGCCATGGGATCGTAGGGTCTCCCGGCATCGACGTTCACGACCAAGGGCTTGCGGCAGGCCCGGTAAATCTCGATCAGGCGCAAGGGGGTGCTCCCGAGCGCCTCGATGGACTCGGCATAGCCCGGGCCGGGGG contains:
- a CDS encoding DUF2207 domain-containing protein, which codes for MAPFQTRSAKVFRPAMVGLLLLVLAVHGAAAASKSYSFPDVRIAIHIDRDGSFTVEERRTYEFSGAFSWADLTIPLQVDRSGRSFDVRVEDFTVEDENERPLRIEAGRSGGRFAAKWFYSAKDERRTFVIRYRVRAGIMSYPDVSELYWQAIGDGWSKPTARAEVVVTLPEPLAAPSDMLVYGHGPLSGTSEIIDSRTARFAATDIAAGQFLEIRVVWPTGIVAGVPAGGMDKAAIMAEESHFVEDTIGRAIEIRDAAIRKNRAANRWAAIWAVWQLLGPLIFLAFYIPAWRRSGREYVVPNPPAYAHEPPSDLPPPLVEHLLKQGGTASPRAFTATLFDLARRGYFKIEDRMEVKAGLFGSKEKTETTLTLESLTGRAKGGRPGPGLRPFERDVLDLVFGLAGGGYVQPGQAVALDDLKAWLKKNPTEFQKWFRDWAASIKAEAKGLGFLEPESIRLRKTFAWAVLPAAFLTVNIPLLILAATLIPKLARRARPWIEENAQWKGLEKFLRDFGEFKDLPPQAYVLWESYLVYGILFGQARRILKALPMILQDDRAVAPVWYMSLGHSGLSGFDGLSSLVHGIESTASAIEHASTSAAHYSSGGGGGFSGGGGGGGGGGGGGAG
- a CDS encoding NAD(P)/FAD-dependent oxidoreductase; this translates as MERITADIAVLGGGEAGIAAAVQASEMGATAAVIERAAQLGGACVFTGTLPSKVFSISAGVFELMQKAKNFGIKSDGAFRLDYHEVLASRARITRCDQGVIGAHLRGPHIRVVRGEAVLRDARCLAVRGPDGIEIEIEAPRLVLATGSRPFQVPGLPTDGRALLSTDDLVDMPELPARMIVVGAGVIGSEYAFIFRTFGVEIVLIEKAEHALPGQDKDIVAVIEKEMKRRGIRFLPGTVLRDYEAGADGRPVVTTDKGERIEADKVLVCVGRTPATANLGLEEAGVKLGAKGEILVDDRLRTSVPGVYAAGDVLGRWMLSATGILEGAVAAENALGGDRAVDERFVPSGIYTQPEIGAAGLTEAGAAAAGFETVVGTCTYSGLVKACATYSYMPGLIKLVFDKPSHRLLGAHVVGSEAAELIHLHSLALRLGATAEDFAYSIYHHPSLSEGFREAARDALAKWK
- a CDS encoding DMT family protein codes for the protein MRTVALLLVSNVFMTFAWYGHLKYKNSPLWKAILASWSIAFIEYCFQVPANRIGHGTMSAAQLKTIQEVITLVVFAVFSVLYLKEEFRWNYLVGFAFLVIGAFFIFKKW
- a CDS encoding beta-galactosidase encodes the protein MKRLVPTILMALLAAGGAIAGPAGVPRPEYPRPELVRADWLNLNGDWAFAVDQSDSGEERGLPGGAGFDRTIRVPFAPESPLSGIGQTDFMAAVWYKRGLPLPEAWRGRRLLLHFEAVDYETTVWINGRKAGGHAGGYTPFSLDITDFLTPKDNVLIVRARDDVRSGRQPTGKQSHQFASYGCVYRRTTGIWQTVWLEPAPAVRIERFKASADIDNGEANLHVYFNAAPEGGTVTARVSFEGRPIASLTKKAERIVRFAVPIKDAKLWDVRKPNLYDVEIVYEKDKAAADRVTGYFGLRKIEVRGNKFVLNNRPLFLRTVLDQGFYSDGIYTAPDDAALKKDIELALSLGFDGARLHQKVFERRFLYWADRLGYLVWGEFPDWGLDLGRPEAYLTFSREWTEAVERDQNHPALVGWCPLNEQWGSPFPGLIPAVFKLTKLLDPSRPVIDASGGSHQVVPDLFDAHDYDQDPAAFKVRHDGLLASPPKPHMNGGPERNVPYAGQPYFLSEYGGIWWNPGQADAKAWGYGDRPKTLAEYLDRFKRLTDILLDNPAVAGFCYTQLTDVEQEVNGLLSFDRRPKHDPAFFFQINQRRAAIEK